In the genome of Synergistaceae bacterium, the window TACTGCCTGAGCTGGGACTCGCTGAAACACGCGCAAAGGCTCAGGCTCTTATTATGGCCGGAAAAGTCCGGGTGAACGATCAGACCGTAACAAAAGCCGGAGCTATGTATGAGCGCGGGATAAATATCACGGTTGACGATGTGCCGAAATGGGCGGGGCGTGGTGCGCTGAAATTATTGCGGGCGTTCGAGGTTTTCGGGCTTGACGTCGCCGGGAAGGTCTGCGCTGATTTCGGAGCGTCAACAGGAGGATTCACGGACGTATTATTGTCGAACGGTGCGCGGAAAGTCTACGCGGTTGATGTCGGTTACGGCCAATTGATATGGAGGCTTGCGAGTGATTCGCGTGTTGTCGTAATGGACAGGACTAACGCAAGGTATTTGACCCGTGAAAATTTCCCTGAGACGATAATTTTTGCGGGGTGTGATGTCTCGTTCATATCGCTGAAACTGATTCTCCCGGTGCTTGATGATGTGGCTGACTCTGAAGCCGTCGTGTTAATCAAACCTCAATTTGAGGCCGGAAGGGACAGAATTTCGCGGGGGGTAGTCCGGGACAAGTCGATTCATGCAGAAGTTATTGACGAAATATTGAGCTTCATACGGGAAAAAACGCGGTTCAAAGTTGCCGGGCTTACGTATTCGCCTGTAAGAGGGCAGGAAGGGAACATAGAATTTTTGTGCCATATTACGCACGGCGGAGAGGATAAAAAGTTTGCCGTTAATGATATAGTTGACGAGGCGCACGAAAAAACGGGGAGTGATTAACGTTACATGAGGCAGAAAGAATTTCTTGAGCTTTGCGCGAATGGCAGACGTGAAGAGATAGAGTCAGCAATAAAATCCGGGATTGACGTAAACAGGAAGGCATATATATACGGGGCGAAAGTGCCGCCGATTTTTGTCGCAGTAATGGAGGAAAACGCCGAGGCCGTAAAACTGCTGCTTGAATATGGAGCGCGCTCCGGGGACGGTTTCACGGCTGCTGTGGTAAAGGGGAAAAAGAAGCTGCTGAAGCTCCTTGTTGACAGCGGCGGGGACATCAGCCAGGACGACTCGAACGGACATAATCCCCTGTTCCTTGCGGTAGTCTCGAACAAAGCAAAGGTAGTGCGGTGGCTCATTGAGCTTGGCGCGGATGTCAACAAACGGAATGAAGCGGGCTATAACGTTCTGACATACACTGTGCTTGCTCAGATGAAAGAAATGCGCGAGGACAGGAAGCAGTTTGACCCCGAAATAATACGCGCCCTCATGAAAGCCG includes:
- a CDS encoding TlyA family RNA methyltransferase, translated to MKDKQRLDKLLPELGLAETRAKAQALIMAGKVRVNDQTVTKAGAMYERGINITVDDVPKWAGRGALKLLRAFEVFGLDVAGKVCADFGASTGGFTDVLLSNGARKVYAVDVGYGQLIWRLASDSRVVVMDRTNARYLTRENFPETIIFAGCDVSFISLKLILPVLDDVADSEAVVLIKPQFEAGRDRISRGVVRDKSIHAEVIDEILSFIREKTRFKVAGLTYSPVRGQEGNIEFLCHITHGGEDKKFAVNDIVDEAHEKTGSD